The following proteins come from a genomic window of Carcharodon carcharias isolate sCarCar2 chromosome 10, sCarCar2.pri, whole genome shotgun sequence:
- the LOC121283315 gene encoding dispanin subfamily A member 2b-like: protein MAYRADQVIMNPGAYPYQGPKQDGQSVQTTVVTMAPNVLSVRDHLPWSIFNFFYLNFCCLGFVALVFSVKSRDRKVVGDVEGARQYASTARALNIAIAVLASLAFAICIVSTLVIVINAK, encoded by the exons ATGGCGTACAGAGCCGATCAAGTGATTATGAATCCCGGCGCTTACCCGTACCAAGGACCAAAGCAGGACGGCCAGTCGGTCCAGACCACCGTCGTTACCATGGCCCCGAATGTGCTGTCAGTCCGGGACCACCTACCCTGGTCCATTTTCAACTTCTTCTACCTGAATTTCTGCTGCCTCGGTTTCGTGGCGCTGGTCTTCTCGGTCAAA TCTAGAGATCGGAAAGTTGTGGGAGATGTGGAAGGAGCTCGGCAATATGCGTCTACAGCCCGAGCACTCAACATTGCTATTgcagtgctggccagccttgccTTCGCAATTTGCATTGTGTCGACACTTGTTATCGTGATAAATGCGAAGTga